ataaaaacaatcaccTGTTTGGTGCAACCAGGGGTTTCATCAGCAGGGTAAAAATAAACCACAACAGGCTTCCCTTTAAACTTTGAAAGGCTTACAGTTTTCCCATCTTGATCTTTCAAAGTAAATGCTGGAGGAACTGCACCTTTATTCACCTGCcccaaaaaaccctaaattcataAACGGtcaaacaaaacaacaaaaacccaaaatcaatcaACAATGTACCTTAGCAGAAATCGAGGTTTTAAAAGTGGAAAAACGAGGGATTGAAAGAGAAGAAGAGTGAGAGAATTTAAGGCCGTGAAATTGAGACTGTGATGACTTGGTGAGAATTGGGATGGATTTAGAAAGTGACAATTGGGGCTTTGAAGTGTGAGAAGGGAATAATGAAGCCACTGTGTGGCTTGAAAGACTGAGAGAAGAAGCCATTAATGGGTTTAGTGAAGAAAAGGGAAGCTTTTTTGTGTTCGGTTggattttgaagaagaaaaagataagaGATTGGTGATGGGTGAATGGTTATTGGATCATAGGGGATATGGGAGAAGAATGGTGAATGATGATAGATCATCGGCGTGGACAATTGGTGTCCCCTAAAATCTTTGCCGATTCCATGCGTTAAGTGTAATGAAGAATTGGGTAAATTTGGAGTTTAGTCATTTAtataccttttaaattattaaaattattatctatGATCGGTAATGTTATTGGTTTGTTTCCGTACGTGGATGCTAAAAGAGattttttagggttaaattacTATTTGGGGCCTGAATTTGATAATACTTCTTTCATTGAGCTTGaacttttttattc
The Gossypium raimondii isolate GPD5lz chromosome 8, ASM2569854v1, whole genome shotgun sequence DNA segment above includes these coding regions:
- the LOC105792950 gene encoding peroxiredoxin Q, chloroplastic isoform X5, encoding MASSLSLSSHTVASLFPSHTSKPQLSLSKSIPILTKSSQSQFHGLKFSHSSSLSIPRFSTFKTSISAKGFLGQVNKGAVPPAFTLKDQDGKTVSLSKFKGKPVVVYFYPADETPGCTKQACAFRDSYEKFKKAGAEVIGISVDSAESHKNFAKKYRLPFTLLSDEGNKVRKEWGVPSDLFGTLPGRQTYVLDKKGVVQLIYNNQFQPEKHIDETLKILQSL
- the LOC105792950 gene encoding peroxiredoxin Q, chloroplastic isoform X6; translated protein: MASSLSLSSHTVASLFPSHTSKPQLSLSKSIPILTKSSQSQFHGLKFSHSSSLSIPRFSTFKTSISAKVNKGAVPPAFTLKDQDGKTVSLSKFKGKPVVVYFYPADETPGCTKQACAFRDSYEKFKKAGAEVIGISVDSAESHKNFAKKYRLPFTLLSDEGNKVRKEWGVPSDLFGTLPGRQTYVLDKKGVVQLIYNNQFQPEKHIDETLKILQSL